GTGTTGTATTACCGATCCATTGCCAACCGTAGACCATTTGCCCTTTATCATTGTAGTAGACGGTCTTATTTTGTTCTGGGATCTTCACAAAGCCAGTCTTCACCGCACCCGTTGTAGCGTCAAAATTGTACCAGTAGCCTGCGATCTTTTGTTGACCGTATTGCATCTGACCATTTGTTGCATAATAAACAGTCTTGTTTTGTTCTGGGATCTTCACAAAGCCAGTCTTCATCGCACCCGTTGTGGTGTCAAAATTGTACCAATGACCATCGATCTCTTGTTGACCATATTGCATCTGACCATTTGGAGCATAGTAATGCGTCATGTCATCTACTTTTTGGAGACCTGTCAAATACTCGCCTGTCTCGTCATCAACTAAATACCAATGTCCGTCTTTATTGACTTGAGAAGCAGTGTTAGCTGTCTTAGAACCTAACAATAGACCGTTGAAATCAGTCGAAAGATCGAGCGTCCCCATCGCTTCACGCCCTGGAATATATGCTGTCGAAGAAAATTGCCAAGCACCATAACCTTCGGCACGCCATTTCTTTTCGTAATAACCATCACGCACAGGTTCATATGGGTATTGAGCTAACCACGTTTTATCTTTGCCAACGGTGTTGATCGCAGCATCACGATAGAGGTAGCTACCAGATGTATATACCCCGTGGTTCTTATAACCAGCTTCGGCTAAAGCACTCCAAAAATGATTTAGATTATCAGCAATATTGACACTATATGTGCTTTCATCTTCCATATCAGCAAAAATAAGTGTATCTTTAGCTAGATCTAATTTTTGTAAAGTCGTTGCCATATGTTGTCCTTCGGCATAACCACTTGAGGCATTATCAAAGGTCGCATAGTGGTAAACAGAAATGTTGAGCCCAGCTTCACGCGCCTCATGGATCTGCTTTTGGGCTGCTGGATTGACATAACTTGTCCCTTCAGTCGTCTTGACGATGACAGAACTTACGCCAAGCTCTTTTAATTTATTAAAATCATCTTGTGTCATCCATGATTGATAAGAAGCGACATCAACTGCGTCACCTTTTACATATTGTGGATCCCCGATCGGAAAATGTGCAGGTGTGTCAGTCGCACGTGTAGTCGCTTTTGAAGTCTCTGCTGTTTGCGTAGCTTCAGCAGTCGCAACAGTTGTTACTTCAGCTGTTTTATTATCTGCTGCGCTATCTTGTGAAGCTGTTGTCTCAGCCTTAGTATCTGCTGGTGCTTGTGTGCCCGCGTTTTTTTGCGCGTCTAAATTTTGCTGTGCATCTACCACAGTCGTTTGTTCTTTATTTTCATTTGAGACAGTAGCAGTCGCTTCTGTTTGAGGTGTCGCAGTCGTTTCTGCTTCTGTTTGTTCTGCTGTAGTTGTAACGTTATCTGCTGTTGCCTTTTGTTGACCGCTTTGCGTTGTTAAAAGATCGCTTGCAACTTGTTGGCTATTTGGTTCAGCCGTTACTTGTTGTTGAACTTGGGTTTGTTTCGCAACTTGATCGGCTTTAACGCTTTGTTCAGTATACATTCCAGCCGAAAATGCCATCACAGTCAAACTTGAAGCAACGAGTAACTCTTTTTTATGTAATTTTTTATATTCAAAAAGAGCCTTCTTTTTACGTCTATAATCCATACTTAGCTAGATCCTTTCTCTTAAACAAAATTTAATATTCAAGCGTATTTACGTGGCTATTATAACATTTTCTTAATATTTTATGTAGAGATAATTCTAGAATTGCATTTTCAAGGTTTTCTTTCTATACTATAGTCTTGGTGGTTCGTGACCATCCCACCGTAATAAAAAACTAGGAGAGATTTTTTTATGTCAAATACTGCAACTAAGACGCTCGAATTAGCTAAAGTCGGCGTCGTCGCCGCTTTATACGTCGCTTTTACTTTGATCAACCCTTTGAGTTTTGGAGCTGTCCAACTGCGCTTTTCTGAACTATTTAATAATTTTTCTGTTTTCAATAAGCGCTATATTTGGGCAGTAACTCTTGGCTGTGCGATCGCTAATCTATTTTCGCCTTTAGGGATCGTTGATGTGATCTTTGGTTCTTTGGGAACTTTAGTCATGACATCTTTAAGTTACTTTGTAACGCGTAAAATGACCTCAGTTCCGAAAAAATTGATCTGTTGTGTTTTGATCTGTACGTTGATGTCTTGGAGCGTTGCTTTAGAATTATACTTTGTCAGCGGTCTACCATTTTGGGCAACATACCTCTCAGTTGGGGCCGGCGAATTTATCTCGATGGCTCTTGGAGCAGTTGTCGTTTATCTTCTGAATAAGACTGTTGACCTGACAAAATAATGAGGTGAAAAAATGACTTTTGAAGAGATCTTACCTGCTTTAAAAGCTGGAAAAAAAGCTGTTCGGACCAAAGGTTGGGGCGCAAGTGAAGAATATATTTTTGTCGTCTCCGATGACACTCTAGCTGGTGAAAAGATCAATCCATATTTGATGATCCGCACACAAGAAGAACCAGCACTTTCTCAATTTATGCCAACTTCGTGTGATGTTTTAGCCGATGATTGGGAGCTTGTCGACTGATGAGCCAATACCAGGAATTTTCAACAAAAGTCGTTGGCGGAACTGGTGTCGCTTCTGGGATCGGGTTAGCACAAGCAGAAGCTTTTTTACAAAATGGAGCAACTTTCTTTGGAGCTGATCTCCAAGAGACAAAAGAGCTTAAAGCTTTGCAACAAAGCTACCCTGATACTTTTCATTTTTTCAAATGCGATGTCCGTAAAAGAGATGAACTTCAGGCTTTTGCCAAAAAAGTTTTGCAACAAGCTGGTCAGATCGACATCTTGCTCAATACGGCTGGGATCTTGGATGCTTACCGTCCGACTCTTGAAACAAGTGAAGAACTCTGGGATGATATTTTCAACACAAATCTAAAGAGTATCTTTTTACTAACAAATGAATTCTTACCCACGATGCTGGCGCAAAAAAGAGGTACGATCATCAATATGGCTTCGATCGCAGGTCTCGTTGCTGGTGGTGGGGGGGCAGCTTATACCGCTAGTAAACATGCGATCATTGGTTATACAAAACAACTTGATCTAGATTATGCACCAGTGATCCGGGCTAACTGCCTTGCCCCAGGTGCGATCAAAACGCCGATGAATCAGGCCGATTTTTTAGGGGAAGCTTTGATGGCTAAAGAAGTCGCCCAAGAAACTCCTGCCAAACGTTGGGCCCAGCCAGAAGAAGTCGCTCAGGCAACTTTATTTTTAGCCAGTCAAGCAGCAGACTACATTCACGGTGTTACTTTACCGCTTGATGGTGGTTGGCTTGAAAAATAAAAACTAAAGAAGCTACGCAACTAGTTATAAAAACTAATTGCGTAGCTTCTTTTTAAGCATAGATCCAACTGATCAACAAACTTTTTTCACCCGTATGGACTCGGATCGAAGGCTTAAGTCGCGCTACAGTAAACGTTGCAGTCGGTAAGTCTTGTTTGAAACGCTCGAGCCATTTATCGGCTAATTCACTTGAACCGACATCATACATCAACATCAACTGAAGCTCAGTCGGATCAGCTTGAGCGATCTGTTCTAAAACTTTTTGGTAAACTTTTTTCATGCGCATCCCTGTGTCTAACACGGCAAGCTTCCCATCGTCAGTAAATTCAAGTAATGTTTTCAAATGCAAAAGTGCATTTGAAAAAGCAGGCGTTCCGTTGGATACGTAACCTGTCTTTTTTAAATTTTTGATGTTATCGATCACGATCGTTTGTGTTTTAGCTCTTAGCTCTTCTAAAGCTAAGATGATCTGAGCTGGACTTTTTTCTAACAGTGCTAATTTTGCCGCATAGCGGACCATTTGCGCTTGTGCTGCTCCAGTTGTATGTGAATCAAAGATCTTCACTTCCAAAGCCCGTTCTTTTAAGGCTGCATAAGAGCGCAAGTTGTCGTCTAACCCAGTGATCCCATTTGAAAGATGGATGCAGATCACTGTCTCATAACCAGCTTGGGC
This window of the Ligilactobacillus faecis genome carries:
- a CDS encoding 3-oxoacyl-ACP reductase yields the protein MSQYQEFSTKVVGGTGVASGIGLAQAEAFLQNGATFFGADLQETKELKALQQSYPDTFHFFKCDVRKRDELQAFAKKVLQQAGQIDILLNTAGILDAYRPTLETSEELWDDIFNTNLKSIFLLTNEFLPTMLAQKRGTIINMASIAGLVAGGGGAAYTASKHAIIGYTKQLDLDYAPVIRANCLAPGAIKTPMNQADFLGEALMAKEVAQETPAKRWAQPEEVAQATLFLASQAADYIHGVTLPLDGGWLEK
- a CDS encoding GH25 family lysozyme, with the translated sequence MDYRRKKKALFEYKKLHKKELLVASSLTVMAFSAGMYTEQSVKADQVAKQTQVQQQVTAEPNSQQVASDLLTTQSGQQKATADNVTTTAEQTEAETTATPQTEATATVSNENKEQTTVVDAQQNLDAQKNAGTQAPADTKAETTASQDSAADNKTAEVTTVATAEATQTAETSKATTRATDTPAHFPIGDPQYVKGDAVDVASYQSWMTQDDFNKLKELGVSSVIVKTTEGTSYVNPAAQKQIHEAREAGLNISVYHYATFDNASSGYAEGQHMATTLQKLDLAKDTLIFADMEDESTYSVNIADNLNHFWSALAEAGYKNHGVYTSGSYLYRDAAINTVGKDKTWLAQYPYEPVRDGYYEKKWRAEGYGAWQFSSTAYIPGREAMGTLDLSTDFNGLLLGSKTANTASQVNKDGHWYLVDDETGEYLTGLQKVDDMTHYYAPNGQMQYGQQEIDGHWYNFDTTTGAMKTGFVKIPEQNKTVYYATNGQMQYGQQKIAGYWYNFDATTGAVKTGFVKIPEQNKTVYYNDKGQMVYGWQWIGNTTHYFDTFDGKMAVGQQKINGHWYLFNDNGEMQRGLQYIPEQNKTVYYNQEGWMQYGQQKINGNWYNFDTFDGAMKTGFVRIPEQNKTVYYNQDGWMQYGQQKINGHWYNFDTFDGAMKTGFVKIPEQNKTVYYNGNGQMQYGQQKINGHWYNFDTFDGAMKTGFVKIPEQNKTVYYNGNGQMQYGQQKLNGDWYLFDTFDGAMQTGVQYIKDQDKLVYYNEKGQMQHGTVTIAGQTYQTNEITGAFVGKGQQKIANNWYLFDNNGKVLTGSQNIKEQNKTVYYSPTTAKMQYGQQKINNSWYNFDTFDGKMKTGFVKIPEQNKTVYYAPNGQMQYGQQKINGHWYNFDTFDGAMKTGFVKIPEQNKTVYYSGNGQMQYGQQKINGHWYNFDTFDGAMKTGFVKIPEQNKTVYYDVNGQMLYGEQTIAGKKYYFDPVTGAMK
- a CDS encoding DegV family protein: MRTAILTDSSTGLTPAEAKKLGVKLLALPLLIGQKTYFEGQDLADEELFSLAEQTKESINIAPVSLELIAEAMQELAQAGYETVICIHLSNGITGLDDNLRSYAALKERALEVKIFDSHTTGAAQAQMVRYAAKLALLEKSPAQIILALEELRAKTQTIVIDNIKNLKKTGYVSNGTPAFSNALLHLKTLLEFTDDGKLAVLDTGMRMKKVYQKVLEQIAQADPTELQLMLMYDVGSSELADKWLERFKQDLPTATFTVARLKPSIRVHTGEKSLLISWIYA
- a CDS encoding DUF2829 domain-containing protein, with protein sequence MTFEEILPALKAGKKAVRTKGWGASEEYIFVVSDDTLAGEKINPYLMIRTQEEPALSQFMPTSCDVLADDWELVD
- a CDS encoding QueT transporter family protein, whose protein sequence is MSNTATKTLELAKVGVVAALYVAFTLINPLSFGAVQLRFSELFNNFSVFNKRYIWAVTLGCAIANLFSPLGIVDVIFGSLGTLVMTSLSYFVTRKMTSVPKKLICCVLICTLMSWSVALELYFVSGLPFWATYLSVGAGEFISMALGAVVVYLLNKTVDLTK